A genomic stretch from Mycobacterium paraterrae includes:
- a CDS encoding thioesterase family protein, with protein MTALFTEAMELREIESDGVHTVYEGELNKIWTIGPKVHGGVMVALCANAARSAHGGPVEPVAVSASFLSAPDPGPMRLTTSMRKRGRRISVVDVELIQGERAAVHAVVTLGEPEHLAPPLLSANPVAGLMDPEPPADIAAVEPGHRLRGLVNLAEGCEIRTRESTLDISADGRPPVIQNWVRPRDAAPDVLFALMCGDISAPVSFAVDRTGWAPTVQLTAYLRGLPADGWLRVVCTCVQIGQDWFDEDHTVVDSTGRIIVQSRQLAMVPAP; from the coding sequence ATGACCGCGCTATTCACCGAGGCGATGGAGCTTCGCGAAATCGAGTCCGACGGCGTCCACACCGTCTACGAGGGCGAGCTGAACAAGATCTGGACCATCGGGCCCAAGGTGCATGGTGGAGTCATGGTTGCGTTGTGCGCCAACGCCGCTCGCTCAGCACACGGCGGACCCGTTGAGCCGGTCGCGGTCTCGGCCAGCTTTTTGTCGGCACCCGACCCTGGTCCGATGCGGCTGACGACGTCGATGCGCAAACGCGGCCGCCGGATCAGCGTGGTCGACGTCGAATTGATCCAGGGCGAGCGCGCCGCCGTGCACGCGGTGGTCACGCTGGGGGAGCCGGAGCACCTGGCGCCGCCCCTGCTGTCGGCCAATCCGGTGGCAGGTCTGATGGACCCCGAGCCGCCCGCGGACATCGCGGCGGTCGAACCGGGCCATCGGTTGCGCGGGCTGGTCAACCTGGCCGAGGGTTGCGAGATCCGCACGCGCGAGTCGACGCTCGACATCTCGGCAGACGGCCGTCCGCCGGTAATCCAGAACTGGGTTCGCCCGCGCGACGCGGCGCCCGACGTGCTGTTCGCATTGATGTGCGGTGACATCTCGGCGCCGGTGAGCTTTGCCGTCGACCGCACCGGCTGGGCGCCCACCGTGCAGCTGACCGCCTACCTGCGGGGTCTGCCGGCCGACGGTTGGCTGCGGGTGGTGTGCACGTGTGTGCAGATCGGCCAGGATTGGTTCGACGAAGACCACACCGTCGTCGACTCGACGGGCCGCATCATCGTGCAGAGCCGTCAGCTGGCCATGGTGCCCGCCCCCTGA